In Sphingomonas psychrotolerans, the following proteins share a genomic window:
- a CDS encoding serine hydrolase domain-containing protein: MKQLEWRFTRRHGLGAMAALALTGCATTRQLSGPPFGEVAAPRGSAALLLERRLGEIVAEQNVVTAGVGVIKHGKLVWSAYFGAQSPGVPASAATRFNAASITKTVAAETILRLVGQGRLSLDESMAKYWVDPDIAGDPRRFDLTPRIALTHKTGFANWRFFRRDGKLAFERAPGVSYGYSGEGFQYLARFAEKKLGKPFPQLVDETVLKPVGMAHTDFTVRAENAEKIARPIDEGGVFYGYFCRPEGKAFCRKQGDWSAAADMTTTVQDYAAFLVAVMDADGYGPAIASDRDRVQSDKGSERVVHCEDAAKSPCPVEQGYGLGFNVLKYDGVTVLEHGGADWAQLAVAYFYKPSRDGVIIFLNAPNRRALEAMPGMLALVDPTSPLLGEYSRWLERAKASEVKP, encoded by the coding sequence ATGAAGCAATTGGAATGGCGTTTCACCAGGCGCCATGGCCTCGGGGCAATGGCGGCACTCGCGCTCACCGGTTGTGCCACGACGCGCCAGTTATCCGGGCCACCCTTCGGCGAAGTCGCAGCGCCCCGCGGCTCTGCGGCGCTGCTTCTGGAGCGCCGGCTCGGCGAAATCGTTGCCGAACAGAATGTGGTCACCGCCGGCGTCGGCGTGATCAAGCACGGCAAGCTCGTCTGGAGCGCCTATTTCGGTGCGCAGTCGCCGGGAGTGCCCGCCAGCGCCGCGACACGCTTCAATGCGGCGTCGATCACCAAGACGGTCGCTGCCGAAACGATATTGCGCCTCGTGGGGCAAGGGAGGCTCTCGCTTGACGAATCGATGGCGAAATATTGGGTCGATCCTGACATTGCCGGAGATCCGCGCCGCTTCGACCTCACCCCGCGCATCGCGCTTACGCATAAGACGGGTTTCGCCAATTGGCGGTTCTTCCGGCGCGACGGCAAGCTCGCATTCGAGCGCGCGCCCGGCGTCAGCTACGGCTATTCCGGAGAGGGGTTTCAGTATCTCGCGCGGTTTGCGGAGAAAAAGCTGGGCAAGCCTTTCCCGCAGCTCGTCGATGAGACAGTCCTGAAGCCAGTGGGCATGGCACACACCGATTTCACGGTACGCGCCGAAAATGCGGAAAAGATCGCGCGCCCGATCGACGAGGGCGGCGTCTTCTACGGCTATTTCTGCCGCCCCGAAGGCAAGGCCTTCTGCCGCAAGCAAGGCGACTGGTCCGCGGCCGCGGATATGACGACGACGGTTCAGGACTACGCCGCGTTCCTCGTCGCGGTGATGGACGCGGACGGTTACGGCCCGGCGATTGCCAGCGATCGCGATCGCGTGCAATCGGACAAGGGCAGTGAGCGCGTGGTCCATTGCGAGGATGCGGCCAAGTCGCCGTGCCCCGTCGAGCAGGGCTATGGTCTGGGCTTCAACGTCCTGAAATATGATGGCGTCACGGTGCTCGAGCATGGCGGCGCCGACTGGGCGCAACTGGCCGTCGCCTATTTCTACAAGCCTTCGAGAGACGGTGTGATCATCTTCCTGAACGCGCCCAACCGCCGTGCGCTCGAAGCGATGCCCGGGATGCTCGCGCTCGTTGATCCCACGTCGCCCTTGCTGGGCGAATATAGCCGCTGGCTCGAAAGGGCCAAAGCGAGCGAGGTAAAGCCATGA
- a CDS encoding FMN-binding negative transcriptional regulator produces MQFDPGSNADLLKLIAGHPLAWLVSRGAGRFEATPLPMLAETDADGALVSLLGHCSRFNAQVDDLRADPSALLLFTGPQAYMSPEPVRQPRWVPTWNFAVAAIAVEVEFVEEETLAAIDSLTNAMETGRARPWTLADAGERVAALLPRIIAFRAHVRGIDARFKLGQEESAATVSDLLAALPEGGLAEWMRRMNADRLADLASPETAK; encoded by the coding sequence ATGCAGTTCGATCCGGGTAGCAACGCCGACCTTTTGAAACTCATCGCCGGGCATCCGCTCGCCTGGCTGGTGTCGCGCGGCGCGGGCAGGTTCGAGGCGACGCCGCTGCCGATGCTCGCCGAGACCGACGCGGACGGCGCATTGGTGTCGCTGCTCGGCCATTGCTCGCGCTTCAATGCGCAGGTCGATGACCTGCGGGCCGACCCGTCGGCGCTGCTGCTGTTCACGGGGCCACAGGCCTATATGTCACCCGAGCCGGTGCGCCAGCCGCGCTGGGTGCCGACATGGAACTTCGCAGTGGCGGCGATCGCCGTCGAAGTCGAATTCGTCGAGGAGGAGACGCTCGCCGCGATCGACTCGCTCACCAATGCGATGGAGACGGGCCGCGCCCGGCCCTGGACCCTGGCCGATGCCGGCGAGCGCGTCGCGGCGCTGCTGCCGCGGATCATCGCGTTTCGCGCGCATGTCCGCGGCATCGACGCCCGCTTCAAGCTGGGGCAGGAGGAAAGCGCTGCGACCGTGTCCGATCTGCTCGCCGCCTTGCCCGAGGGCGGGCTGGCCGAATGGATGCGCCGCATGAATGCGGATCGGCTCGCCGATCTCGCCAGCCCGGAGACCGCGAAGTGA
- the pdxR gene encoding MocR-like pyridoxine biosynthesis transcription factor PdxR: MLRPWKVVLAQRLQPESDTPLYMQIVHAMIHEIQRGRLPPGTFLPGTRDLAEALAVNRKTIVTAYEELVAQGWFQSLGRRGTIVSSSLPESDAAPRAPGLPSAFEPERPIAYPFRQPPERPLAVPGGAWLKLDEGAPDGRLFPADLLARAYRTAILSASREGRLLYRDPRGSPALRRSIALMLHRERGLLVEPQNICITRGSQMGIFLAARVLSRPGSVVLVEELTYEPAVAAFRACGASVVPVRLDAEGLDVVDVERQCRAHRVGAIFLTPHHQFPTTVSLRPERRLRLLELARQFGFAVIEDDYDHEFRFGSQPLLPMASYAPEHVLYLGSLSKLLMPALRIGYIAAPQPLIDSLAHEVSMLDGMGNTITEDAAAELIDSGEVRRHARKATQIYAGRRNAFARAVETHLGGVCEMRLPQGGLALWLAFRDHAALDRIERRAPELGLSFAPSHSHMVHPGAERGLRLGFASLDEADAEAAIAALGQAARA; this comes from the coding sequence ATGCTGCGGCCATGGAAAGTGGTGCTGGCGCAGCGCCTGCAACCCGAAAGCGATACCCCTCTCTACATGCAGATCGTTCACGCGATGATCCACGAGATCCAGCGCGGGCGGCTGCCGCCCGGGACCTTCCTTCCCGGAACCCGCGATCTTGCCGAGGCGCTGGCGGTCAATCGCAAGACCATCGTCACCGCCTATGAGGAACTGGTCGCCCAAGGCTGGTTCCAGTCGCTCGGCCGTCGCGGCACGATCGTCTCGAGTTCGTTGCCGGAGAGCGACGCCGCGCCGCGCGCGCCCGGATTGCCCTCGGCCTTCGAGCCCGAGCGGCCCATCGCTTATCCCTTCCGCCAGCCCCCGGAGCGCCCCCTGGCGGTGCCGGGCGGCGCGTGGCTCAAACTCGACGAAGGCGCTCCCGATGGTCGGCTGTTCCCCGCCGATCTGCTCGCGCGCGCCTATCGCACCGCGATACTCTCCGCCTCACGCGAGGGGCGGCTGCTTTATCGCGACCCGCGCGGATCGCCGGCGCTGCGCCGGAGCATCGCATTGATGCTGCATCGCGAGCGCGGGCTGCTGGTCGAGCCCCAGAATATCTGCATCACGCGCGGCAGTCAGATGGGGATATTCCTCGCCGCGCGGGTGCTGTCGCGGCCGGGCAGCGTCGTGCTGGTCGAGGAACTGACCTATGAGCCCGCGGTGGCCGCCTTCCGCGCGTGCGGCGCTTCGGTGGTGCCGGTGCGGCTCGATGCCGAAGGGCTCGATGTCGTGGATGTCGAACGCCAATGCCGGGCGCATCGGGTGGGCGCGATCTTCCTCACGCCGCACCATCAATTTCCGACAACAGTTTCGCTGCGCCCCGAACGCCGGCTGCGGCTGCTCGAACTCGCCCGCCAGTTCGGCTTCGCAGTGATCGAGGACGATTACGACCACGAATTCCGCTTCGGGTCGCAGCCGCTGCTGCCGATGGCGAGCTATGCGCCCGAGCATGTGCTGTACCTCGGCTCGCTGTCCAAGCTGCTGATGCCGGCACTGCGGATCGGCTATATCGCCGCGCCACAGCCGCTGATCGACTCGCTCGCCCATGAAGTGTCGATGCTCGACGGGATGGGCAACACGATCACCGAGGACGCCGCCGCAGAACTGATCGACAGCGGCGAAGTCCGTCGCCACGCGCGCAAGGCGACGCAAATCTATGCGGGGCGGCGCAATGCCTTCGCGCGTGCGGTCGAAACGCATCTCGGCGGGGTGTGCGAGATGCGCCTGCCGCAGGGCGGCCTCGCCTTGTGGCTCGCCTTTCGCGATCACGCCGCGCTCGATCGTATCGAGCGCCGCGCGCCGGAACTCGGCCTGAGTTTCGCGCCATCGCATAGCCATATGGTGCATCCGGGTGCCGAGCGGGGCCTGCGGCTCGGCTTTGCGAGCCTCGACGAAGCCGATGCCGAGGCCGCGATCGCGGCGCTGGGCCAGGCCGCACGCGCATAG
- a CDS encoding TonB-dependent receptor, with the protein MKVAHPIRTIVAALLISCSTSALAQTTADPASDAEATGDDIIVTGRAGAGERTKVETSYAVTTIDNDMLRSRAPSSVTETLKSVPGFWVEASGGEGSGNVRARGIPVDGFGSINLLEDGLPVQHDPALGYLNADQAFRVDESIDRIEVVRGGPSSIFYSNAPGGVINFITRKPGDSISGNARLLYGPTADLYRFDGWVGVPITEGWGIGVGGFYRNERGVRDPGFTGNKGGQIRADLHGDWGTGRTTLSYKHLADNAIFYTGIPLTKDSEGDIVGLPGFDPHYGTTASSQLRRMTLKSATGPVDFREDQGTRIRLDQASWLTDWELADTWKLSHKLRYRDSSTVRNGVYPASVSTATALLLGTYRSQLLTAFPTATSIQLRYVDSGQAFDVTGQNGNGDVFINQARPVTVNESELLNDLRIAHQFEAAGTHDFAVGVYYAYIKETFTRYSASTIQDVSGNSRLLDLVALNGAGAVVGALTEGGVARYGSEFANGYGTQSTVAVYASDEWQIAPGFRVDGGVRFEQVSARGAQENSRTVNLGNPQTLADDNVLTGSGVFVPYSRTFDRVGWTLGADWQFADRAGIFARYTSTFRLPSVGSFITNATAQPVIQGIEMWEAGVKYASPLVSLYATGFLTDFDSYSIGNTFFNTATNGYTQQTVYTDTRAYGVEFEGTIRPTSFLDFTLNATWQEPTFRNLKYNELSGTTLIPRDYSGNQLLRVPRLALRATPAVHLFDGRFRAQLDVEHYTKRYADAANTSQLPAYTVLNASVRLGVTDQISLWAYGDNLTNTIGLTEGNPRAGELTSGQANDLLFIGRPILGRNFRFAVDFKF; encoded by the coding sequence ATGAAAGTCGCGCACCCAATCCGCACCATCGTGGCGGCGCTGCTCATCAGCTGCAGTACCAGCGCTTTGGCCCAGACCACCGCCGATCCCGCCAGCGACGCGGAGGCGACCGGCGACGACATCATCGTCACCGGCCGCGCCGGCGCCGGCGAGCGCACCAAGGTCGAGACGAGCTACGCGGTCACGACGATCGACAACGACATGCTGCGCTCGCGCGCGCCGTCGAGCGTCACCGAGACGCTCAAGTCCGTGCCGGGCTTCTGGGTCGAGGCATCTGGCGGCGAAGGCAGCGGCAACGTCCGCGCCCGTGGCATTCCGGTCGACGGCTTTGGCTCGATCAATCTGCTCGAGGACGGGCTGCCGGTACAGCACGACCCGGCGCTCGGCTATCTCAATGCCGACCAGGCCTTCCGCGTCGACGAGTCGATCGACCGGATCGAAGTCGTGCGCGGCGGCCCGTCGTCGATCTTCTATTCGAACGCGCCGGGCGGCGTGATCAACTTCATCACGCGCAAGCCGGGCGACTCGATCTCGGGCAATGCCCGATTGCTCTATGGCCCGACCGCCGACCTCTATCGCTTCGACGGCTGGGTCGGCGTGCCGATCACCGAGGGCTGGGGCATCGGCGTCGGCGGTTTCTACCGCAACGAGCGAGGCGTGCGTGATCCGGGCTTCACCGGCAACAAGGGCGGCCAGATCCGCGCCGACCTGCATGGTGACTGGGGCACCGGCCGCACCACGCTGAGCTACAAGCACCTGGCCGACAATGCGATCTTCTACACCGGCATCCCGCTGACCAAGGACAGCGAGGGCGACATTGTCGGCCTGCCCGGCTTCGATCCGCATTACGGCACCACCGCGAGCAGCCAGCTGCGCCGCATGACGCTGAAGAGCGCCACCGGACCAGTCGACTTCCGCGAAGACCAGGGCACGCGCATCCGGCTCGACCAGGCGAGCTGGCTCACCGATTGGGAACTCGCCGACACCTGGAAGCTCAGCCACAAGCTGCGCTACCGCGACTCGAGCACGGTGCGGAATGGCGTCTATCCCGCTTCGGTGAGCACGGCGACGGCGCTGCTGCTGGGCACCTATCGCTCGCAGCTGCTCACCGCCTTCCCGACCGCGACCTCGATCCAGCTGCGCTATGTCGATAGCGGGCAGGCGTTCGATGTGACGGGGCAGAACGGCAATGGCGACGTCTTCATCAACCAGGCCCGGCCGGTTACGGTGAACGAAAGCGAGCTGCTCAACGATTTGCGCATCGCGCATCAATTCGAGGCGGCAGGCACGCACGACTTCGCGGTCGGCGTCTATTACGCGTACATCAAGGAGACCTTCACCCGCTATTCGGCGTCGACGATCCAGGACGTATCGGGCAATTCACGGCTGCTCGATCTCGTCGCGCTCAATGGCGCCGGTGCGGTGGTCGGCGCGCTGACCGAGGGCGGTGTCGCGCGCTACGGGTCCGAATTCGCCAACGGCTATGGCACGCAGAGCACGGTCGCGGTCTATGCTTCGGACGAGTGGCAGATCGCGCCCGGCTTCCGCGTCGACGGCGGCGTACGCTTCGAGCAAGTGTCTGCGCGCGGGGCGCAGGAGAATAGCCGCACCGTCAACCTCGGCAATCCCCAGACGCTGGCGGACGACAACGTGCTGACCGGCAGCGGCGTGTTCGTGCCGTATAGCCGCACCTTCGACCGGGTCGGCTGGACGCTCGGCGCCGACTGGCAGTTCGCCGACCGCGCCGGGATCTTCGCGCGCTACACCTCGACTTTCCGCTTGCCGAGCGTCGGCAGCTTCATCACCAATGCCACTGCGCAACCAGTGATCCAGGGCATCGAGATGTGGGAAGCAGGCGTCAAATACGCTTCGCCGCTGGTCAGTCTGTATGCGACCGGGTTCCTGACCGACTTCGACTCCTATTCGATCGGCAACACCTTCTTCAACACCGCCACCAACGGCTATACCCAGCAGACCGTGTACACCGATACGCGCGCTTACGGCGTCGAGTTCGAAGGCACGATCCGGCCTACGTCGTTCCTCGACTTTACGCTCAACGCGACGTGGCAGGAACCGACCTTCCGCAACCTCAAATACAATGAACTGTCCGGCACCACGCTGATCCCGCGCGACTATTCAGGCAACCAGCTGCTCCGCGTGCCCAGGCTGGCGCTGCGCGCGACCCCGGCGGTCCATCTGTTCGATGGCCGCTTCCGCGCACAGCTCGACGTCGAGCATTATACCAAACGCTACGCCGATGCGGCGAACACCTCCCAGCTGCCGGCGTACACCGTGCTCAATGCGAGCGTGCGGCTGGGCGTGACCGACCAGATCAGCCTATGGGCCTATGGCGACAATCTTACCAATACGATCGGGCTCACCGAAGGCAATCCGCGCGCGGGCGAGCTGACCAGCGGCCAGGCCAACGACCTGCTGTTCATCGGCCGGCCGATCCTCGGACGCAACTTCCGCTTCGCGGTGGACTTCAAGTTCTGA
- a CDS encoding CehA/McbA family metallohydrolase — translation MRWLAPALLAALAPAAAAQERVPDVVLTGDITGADHERYKPLSFDVPKGVERITVTLDYDKANKTVIDLGLWDPERFRGWSGGARSRFTLSASDATPGYLPGALPAGKWRVMLGVPNARPNSRAAYRVTVRFDREGRRDASAAIAEPPIRDAPGWYRGDLHMHDANSDGSCASQSGKRVPCPLFRTVEKAAAAGLDFIAVTDHNSTAHFGGLRELQPWFDKMLLIPGIEITTFGGHANIFGPRRFVDFRVGSAAVPDIRALQKDVTAAGAILSINHPALPSGEACMGCGWVWPKTDWSRVTAIEAVNGNIAEGPLAGIGYWYARLNEGHRLTGIAGSDNHDPDAPEGKAPIGRPTTVVHAARLSQPAILAGIAAGNAFIDVTGKGGRMLEVDAEAGGRHVAMGGAIEAASGTVFRAHAVGVADGSAELVVNGVVVRRRRVEGPDARIAFQLDARSCGWAAVNVRDAAKHPLLIGNPIYLTCR, via the coding sequence ATGCGCTGGCTCGCCCCTGCGCTGCTCGCCGCACTGGCTCCCGCGGCGGCGGCGCAGGAGCGAGTGCCGGACGTCGTCCTGACCGGCGACATCACCGGCGCCGATCACGAGCGTTACAAGCCGCTGTCGTTCGACGTTCCCAAGGGAGTCGAGCGGATCACGGTGACACTCGACTATGACAAAGCGAACAAGACCGTCATTGATCTGGGGCTGTGGGATCCCGAGCGGTTCCGCGGCTGGAGCGGCGGCGCGCGCAGCCGGTTCACCCTGAGCGCGAGCGACGCGACGCCCGGCTATCTTCCCGGCGCGCTGCCCGCGGGCAAATGGCGAGTGATGCTCGGCGTGCCCAATGCCCGGCCGAACAGCCGCGCCGCCTATCGCGTCACGGTGCGGTTCGATCGGGAGGGGCGGCGCGACGCCAGCGCGGCAATTGCCGAGCCGCCGATCAGGGATGCGCCCGGCTGGTATCGCGGTGACCTGCATATGCATGACGCGAACAGCGATGGCAGCTGCGCCAGCCAGTCGGGCAAGCGGGTCCCCTGCCCGCTGTTCCGGACAGTGGAGAAGGCCGCGGCGGCGGGCCTCGATTTCATCGCGGTCACCGATCACAATAGCACCGCGCATTTCGGAGGGCTGCGCGAGCTACAGCCATGGTTCGACAAGATGCTGCTGATTCCCGGTATCGAAATCACCACCTTTGGCGGGCACGCCAACATTTTCGGGCCGCGGCGCTTCGTCGATTTCCGCGTCGGCAGCGCGGCGGTTCCCGACATCCGCGCCTTGCAAAAGGACGTCACGGCGGCGGGCGCCATCCTGTCGATCAATCATCCCGCCTTGCCTTCGGGCGAGGCGTGCATGGGCTGTGGCTGGGTGTGGCCGAAGACCGACTGGTCGCGCGTCACTGCCATCGAGGCAGTCAACGGCAATATCGCCGAAGGGCCACTCGCCGGAATCGGTTATTGGTATGCGCGGCTCAACGAGGGGCATCGGCTGACGGGCATCGCGGGGAGCGACAATCACGATCCCGACGCGCCCGAAGGCAAGGCGCCGATCGGGCGGCCGACCACGGTCGTCCACGCCGCGCGGCTGTCGCAACCCGCGATCCTGGCAGGGATTGCGGCGGGCAATGCCTTCATCGACGTCACGGGCAAGGGCGGCCGGATGCTCGAAGTCGATGCCGAAGCAGGGGGGCGCCACGTCGCGATGGGCGGCGCGATCGAAGCGGCAAGCGGAACGGTGTTTCGCGCGCACGCCGTCGGCGTGGCTGACGGTTCGGCCGAACTGGTCGTCAACGGCGTCGTCGTGCGGCGGCGCCGCGTCGAGGGCCCTGATGCGCGGATCGCTTTCCAACTGGATGCGCGCAGCTGCGGCTGGGCGGCGGTGAACGTTCGCGATGCGGCCAAACATCCGCTGTTGATCGGCAATCCAATCTACCTGACCTGCCGCTGA
- a CDS encoding LytTR family DNA-binding domain-containing protein produces MRRLHFEFQRVAETVSRSFSQAIASLRASRTVSVALIALFLIFAGYAAAFVATLDQSIGSSVFYAVNNTVGIGLAGAGFYQLLARFVLRRRPAVAAVLHVPLAVAFALSWYLCTIVSFGLTPSWIRAGISVAPFGPVALAWQMFQGVTLYAALALFAYWRDAMARLESLRAGRTAATDQATSAPPPARETVGSLLVRCDREVVPVALNHIVIISGVDGYAEVVTNARRLLSTTTLARFEAILPLEQFVRVHRSHIARLGAIRHAEPAGNGKLLLHMENGDMVSTSRTGARALKERAV; encoded by the coding sequence ATGAGGCGGCTGCATTTCGAATTTCAACGCGTTGCCGAGACGGTTTCACGTTCATTCAGCCAGGCCATAGCTTCGCTCCGGGCGTCGCGGACCGTATCCGTGGCGCTGATCGCTCTCTTCTTGATCTTCGCCGGCTATGCGGCGGCATTCGTCGCGACGCTCGATCAATCGATCGGTTCTTCGGTGTTTTATGCGGTCAACAACACCGTCGGCATCGGTTTAGCAGGCGCTGGATTCTACCAGTTGCTCGCGCGCTTTGTGCTGCGTCGGCGGCCTGCGGTTGCCGCGGTGTTGCACGTGCCGCTGGCGGTCGCATTCGCGCTGAGCTGGTACCTGTGCACGATCGTGAGCTTTGGCTTGACGCCATCCTGGATCCGCGCCGGAATCTCGGTGGCCCCCTTCGGTCCGGTAGCGTTGGCGTGGCAGATGTTCCAGGGAGTGACCCTTTATGCCGCGCTGGCGCTCTTTGCCTATTGGCGCGACGCGATGGCCCGGCTTGAAAGCCTTCGGGCCGGGCGCACTGCGGCAACCGACCAAGCGACGAGCGCCCCTCCCCCTGCGCGCGAAACCGTCGGTTCGCTTCTCGTGCGCTGCGACAGGGAGGTGGTTCCGGTCGCGCTGAACCATATCGTGATCATTTCGGGCGTCGACGGATATGCGGAGGTCGTCACCAATGCGCGCCGGCTGCTCTCGACCACGACTCTGGCGCGCTTCGAGGCGATCCTTCCTCTCGAACAGTTCGTCCGGGTGCACCGGTCGCACATCGCCCGCCTGGGCGCGATCCGGCACGCCGAACCGGCCGGCAACGGCAAGCTGCTTCTCCACATGGAGAATGGCGACATGGTGAGCACCAGCCGAACGGGCGCGCGGGCCTTGAAAGAGCGTGCCGTTTGA
- a CDS encoding amidohydrolase produces MNATISRRLLLGAVPASLLARAAWAAEGDLDIAYLNARVWTGARTPRADAIGIKGNRIAALGAGAVRAASGRGTQVIDLKGAFVMPGFIDNHTHFLRGSAMLSQPSLRDAATPQEFARRIGEAAAKLPKGKWLEGGHWDEQLWGGELPHRAWIDALTPETPVAVARLDLHMYLCNALALKLAGITRDTPDPAGGVIVRDANGEPTGIVKDAAKDLIDRVITPLTDSEIDATLTQGAAYALSKGVTQAHVTELDWTTQHALRRIRARSALPMRFYSFVPLKDWEKMAAIVATEGRGDDWVRWGGMKGLVDGSLGSRTALFRQPYTDAPDSHGIALDPLDKIEQWIAGADKAGLHVTTHAIGDAANGQLLDIYARVAKANGRRDRRFRIEHAQHLDVKDMKRFAAQGVIASVQPYHAIDDGRWAVKRIGEQRLHGTYAFHSLIASGAHVTFGSDWPVAPVDPLTGIAAAVLRQTIDGANPGGWLPGERVSLARALHAYTAENAYAGFQEDRLGTLEVGKIADLAVLDRDLARDDPAGIANTRVLRTIVDGTQRFGEA; encoded by the coding sequence GTGAACGCCACGATCAGTCGTCGCCTCTTGCTGGGTGCCGTTCCCGCATCGCTGCTGGCGCGCGCCGCCTGGGCGGCCGAGGGCGATCTCGACATCGCCTATCTGAACGCGCGCGTCTGGACCGGCGCGCGCACGCCCCGCGCCGATGCGATCGGGATCAAGGGCAATCGCATCGCCGCCCTCGGCGCCGGCGCGGTCCGCGCGGCGAGCGGGCGCGGCACCCAGGTGATCGACTTGAAGGGCGCCTTCGTGATGCCCGGCTTCATCGACAACCACACCCACTTCCTGCGCGGTTCGGCGATGCTCTCGCAGCCGAGCCTGCGCGACGCCGCCACCCCGCAGGAATTCGCGCGTCGCATCGGCGAGGCGGCGGCGAAGCTGCCCAAAGGCAAATGGCTCGAGGGCGGGCATTGGGACGAGCAGCTCTGGGGCGGCGAGCTGCCACACCGCGCGTGGATCGATGCGCTCACCCCCGAGACGCCGGTCGCGGTCGCCCGGCTCGATCTCCACATGTATCTGTGCAACGCTTTGGCGCTCAAGCTCGCCGGGATCACCCGCGACACCCCCGATCCCGCCGGCGGGGTGATCGTGCGCGATGCCAATGGCGAGCCGACCGGGATCGTCAAGGACGCCGCCAAGGACCTGATCGACCGGGTGATCACACCGCTCACCGACAGCGAGATCGACGCGACGCTGACGCAGGGTGCGGCTTATGCGCTGTCGAAGGGCGTCACCCAGGCGCATGTCACCGAACTCGACTGGACGACGCAGCACGCCTTGCGGCGCATCCGTGCACGCTCGGCCTTGCCGATGCGCTTCTATTCGTTCGTGCCGCTCAAGGATTGGGAGAAGATGGCCGCCATCGTCGCAACCGAAGGGCGCGGCGACGACTGGGTTCGCTGGGGCGGGATGAAGGGGCTGGTCGACGGCTCGCTCGGCTCGCGCACCGCATTGTTCCGCCAGCCCTATACCGACGCGCCCGACAGCCATGGCATCGCGCTCGATCCGCTCGACAAGATCGAGCAATGGATAGCCGGCGCCGACAAGGCCGGCCTCCATGTCACCACGCATGCGATCGGCGACGCGGCGAACGGACAATTGCTCGACATCTATGCGCGCGTCGCGAAGGCCAACGGCAGGCGCGACCGTCGCTTCCGGATCGAGCATGCCCAGCATCTCGACGTGAAGGACATGAAGCGCTTCGCCGCGCAGGGCGTGATCGCGTCGGTCCAGCCCTATCACGCGATCGACGACGGCCGCTGGGCAGTGAAGCGCATCGGCGAACAGCGCCTCCACGGCACCTATGCCTTCCATTCGCTGATCGCGAGCGGCGCACACGTGACTTTCGGATCGGATTGGCCGGTGGCGCCGGTCGATCCGCTCACCGGCATCGCCGCGGCGGTGCTGCGCCAGACGATCGACGGCGCCAATCCGGGCGGCTGGCTGCCCGGGGAGCGCGTCAGCCTCGCCCGGGCGCTCCATGCCTATACCGCCGAGAATGCCTATGCCGGCTTTCAGGAAGACCGGCTGGGCACCCTTGAGGTCGGCAAGATCGCCGATCTCGCCGTCCTAGACCGCGACCTTGCGCGCGACGACCCCGCGGGGATCGCGAACACCAGGGTCTTGCGGACGATCGTCGACGGCACGCAGCGCTTCGGCGAGGCGTGA